The following coding sequences are from one Saccopteryx bilineata isolate mSacBil1 chromosome 3, mSacBil1_pri_phased_curated, whole genome shotgun sequence window:
- the LOC136330317 gene encoding serine/arginine-rich splicing factor 7-like, with translation MSRYGRYGGETKVYVGNLGTGAGKGELERAFSYYGPLRTVWIARNPPGFAFVEFEDPRDAEDAVRGLDGKVICGSRVRVELSTGMPRRSRFDRPPARRPFDPNDRCYECGEKGHYAYDCHRYSRRRRSSRSRSRSHSRSRGRRYSRSRSRSRGRRSRSASPRRSRSVSLRRSRSASLRRSRSGSIKGSTYFRSRSRSRSRSRSLSRPRSSRSKSRSPSPKRSRSPSGSPRRSASPERVD, from the exons AAACCAAGGTGTATGTTGGTAACCTGGGAACTGGTGCTGGCAAAGGAGAGTTAGAAAGGGCTTTCAGTTATTATGGTCCATTAAGAACTGTGTGGATTGCGAGAAATCCTCCAGGATTTGCCTTTGTGGAATTTGAAGACCCTAGAGATGCAGAAGATGCAGTGCGAGGCCTGGATGGCAA GGTGATTTGTGGTTCCCGAGTAAGGGTTGAACTATCAACAGGCATGCCTCGGAGATCTCGTTTTGATAGACCACCTGCCCGACGTCCCTTTGATCCCAATGATAGATGTtatgagtgtggagaaaagggacattATGCTTATGATTGTCATCGCTATAGTCGACGAAGAAGAAGCAgcag GTCACGCTCTAGATCACATTCGAGATCCAGAGGTAGGCGATACTCTCGCTCACGAAGCAGGAGCAGGGGAAGGAG gtCAAGATCAGCATCTCCTCGACGATCCAGATCTGTATCTCTCCGTAGATCACGATCAGCCTCCCTCAGACGCTCTAGATCTGGTTCTATAAAAGGATCGACGTATTTCCG atCCCGGTCAAGGTCAAGATCAAGATCCAGGTCTCTTTCACGACCGAGAAGCAG CCGATCAAAGTCCAGATCTCCATCTCCAAAAAGAAG tCGTTCCCCATCAGGAAGTCCGCGAAGAAGCGCAAGTCCTGAAAGAGTGGACTGA